From Weissella diestrammenae, a single genomic window includes:
- the mltG gene encoding endolytic transglycosylase MltG, whose amino-acid sequence MPFEPRNARYKEKKRLLGKHQSVNQKASQNDPVEAQHVPDSKTIQPTTPNTQTNDKPALHEQQVARQANRPQRASKSTSVNQPVQQTKKPRRAKKRGRKIFLMLVVLMMLVGGGVAYYFVTVNQYQAVNVKNKTMQPVHVAPGSSAKQIGKLLAQKKLIHSSLAFNHYLRTHTTSDLRAGYYRFNQTMSLAEIINQLQIGGADAPINAKHMVAMTEGETIDSFVKKVDKTGKFTAEEFLTALKDQSFMDRLAQKYPQLLQSAMAAKDVRYRLEGYLYPATYNFDAYQNVYELISAMVAKTNTELMPYFSKIEKQKLTVQQAITLASIIQGEGVGDKDMRKIAGVFLNRISINMPIQSDVTVKYALQTDKVNLSNTDVQVDSPYNLYQKSGFGPGPFNNPSLQAVKAVLNATERDEKYLYFVANLKTGEIIYSKNQAAHDAAVEKFDASNQAMETSHSK is encoded by the coding sequence ATGCCATTTGAACCGCGAAATGCGCGATATAAAGAAAAAAAGCGCTTGCTTGGGAAACATCAGTCAGTGAATCAAAAGGCCAGTCAAAATGACCCTGTTGAAGCGCAGCATGTGCCAGATTCAAAAACAATTCAACCAACAACGCCAAACACTCAGACGAATGATAAACCAGCGCTGCATGAGCAACAGGTAGCGCGTCAAGCAAACCGTCCGCAACGGGCGTCAAAGTCAACGTCAGTTAATCAGCCAGTGCAACAGACTAAGAAACCCAGACGGGCTAAGAAACGTGGACGTAAGATATTTTTAATGTTGGTCGTATTAATGATGTTGGTCGGTGGTGGCGTGGCGTATTATTTTGTGACCGTTAATCAATATCAGGCCGTAAATGTTAAAAATAAGACGATGCAGCCAGTTCATGTTGCACCGGGTTCATCGGCAAAACAGATTGGGAAATTATTAGCACAAAAAAAATTAATTCATTCATCATTGGCATTTAATCATTATTTGCGGACGCACACAACGTCTGATTTGCGAGCAGGATACTATCGTTTCAATCAAACGATGTCGTTAGCGGAAATTATTAACCAGCTACAAATTGGTGGGGCAGATGCGCCAATTAATGCAAAACATATGGTAGCGATGACTGAAGGCGAAACGATTGATAGTTTTGTTAAAAAAGTTGATAAGACGGGTAAATTCACGGCTGAGGAATTTTTGACCGCATTAAAAGACCAGTCATTTATGGATCGCCTGGCTCAGAAATACCCACAATTATTACAGTCAGCGATGGCTGCGAAAGATGTACGATATCGATTAGAAGGTTATTTGTATCCAGCAACCTACAATTTCGATGCGTATCAGAATGTTTATGAATTGATTAGTGCAATGGTTGCGAAGACCAATACTGAATTAATGCCATATTTTTCAAAAATTGAAAAACAAAAATTGACGGTTCAACAAGCAATAACGTTGGCATCAATTATTCAAGGCGAGGGTGTTGGTGATAAAGATATGCGCAAGATAGCAGGTGTTTTTCTAAATCGCATTTCAATCAACATGCCGATTCAGTCTGACGTGACCGTCAAGTATGCGTTACAAACAGACAAAGTCAATTTGTCGAATACAGATGTCCAAGTTGATTCGCCATATAATTTATATCAAAAGAGTGGTTTTGGACCCGGACCGTTCAATAACCCGAGTTTACAAGCTGTGAAGGCCGTTTTGAATGCAACTGAGCGCGATGAAAAATATCTCTACTTTGTTGCGAATTTAAAAACGGGTGAGATTATCTATTCAAAGAATCAGGCGGCGCATGATGCAGCGGTCGAAAAATTTGATGCCAGTAATCAAGCCATGGAGACGAGTCACTCAAAGTAA
- a CDS encoding YfhO family protein: MFKKIINPLKWRVNTQALWISFLMPTVLMVGYFAYRHMTPFGHGSILTVDLGQQYIDFFAGYKQTLLHHPTDLLFSFTKGLGGETFGDWAYYLLSPFNLLLLPFTNAQLPAAILFLTAIKYGCASWSMAFALRQIRWQKGWALPVFGLIYAMMGWFVANQLNLMWLDGAILLPLIVVGFERFLDGMSHWRLTLSLTLIFIVNYYMAYMIGLFLGLYLIWRLFWQPYTLHERLVIIGKFTFSTLMSIGLATVIWLPTAQALMESKGQHMLEGLKNQLAYPPLDLVSKLFMGTFNFEQMKDGLPNIFVGSFVLILVWYFFTHREIRWQTRLAAGFVTLVLIISMVYDPVNIAWHGFSFPVWYPYRFSYVFSFWMIWLAASVWSPEVRLSRRQLIGFIFVLVLGIGWSIYRLSALNDLTWMQIGIGVGFLTIILVLQQLQFRGWWWHWCLGISIILEMLMSTVWTLDNFSYLNADEYRTIVQSIETASAKLPQKADDFYRVTKSFQRTKGDPLQGDFNGATTFSSALEHQQSDFMAAIGQPEGDNYIAYDGGTLLSDSLLGMRYVLQPNRAIPTELGNPSTFATYPRFDMLTYPQIAKTNKVLIQKNEQALPIAFAANTDAIGYTSRSNDPLGNQNKLWQSLTGQSENNVITSDNFLQTSGQNLNVPTVITGAFLNKQDANQPAELVLTYAKREGGPSYLTLGASIAAEDVIISVDGETLQSVPSHRHTIVVPLPDTGDVGSQHTIKLVLQKKSLWLQDVSLYTLNAKLLQEQASTFQAQGLKMTHFSSTKISGQIDMPRGENLLMSTIPASRGWTLYVDGKEVNQIKIANFFVGAVISPGKHRIEYRYKVPLLHIGGVVSIGFVLFLMGLSWSESTKRRHSLHGKPLH; this comes from the coding sequence ATGTTTAAAAAAATAATCAATCCCCTGAAATGGCGGGTTAACACGCAAGCACTCTGGATAAGCTTTTTAATGCCGACAGTTTTGATGGTCGGCTATTTTGCGTATCGTCATATGACGCCATTTGGTCATGGGTCAATCTTAACAGTTGATTTAGGGCAACAATATATTGATTTTTTTGCTGGTTATAAACAAACGCTCTTGCATCACCCAACAGATTTGTTGTTTAGTTTTACAAAAGGTCTAGGTGGGGAAACGTTTGGTGATTGGGCATATTATTTGTTGAGCCCATTTAATTTACTTTTATTACCATTTACAAATGCACAATTGCCGGCTGCAATTTTATTTTTAACGGCTATTAAATATGGGTGTGCGAGCTGGTCAATGGCGTTTGCCTTACGCCAGATACGCTGGCAAAAGGGTTGGGCTTTACCTGTTTTTGGTTTGATTTACGCGATGATGGGGTGGTTTGTCGCCAATCAACTAAATTTGATGTGGTTAGACGGTGCAATTTTGCTGCCACTGATTGTGGTTGGATTTGAACGCTTTTTGGATGGCATGAGTCATTGGCGTTTGACGTTATCATTGACGCTTATTTTTATCGTTAACTATTACATGGCTTATATGATTGGGTTATTTTTAGGACTATATCTCATTTGGCGCCTATTTTGGCAACCATATACGTTACATGAGCGCCTGGTTATTATTGGAAAATTCACCTTTAGTACCCTGATGAGTATTGGATTAGCGACTGTGATTTGGTTGCCAACTGCTCAAGCCCTGATGGAATCAAAAGGCCAGCATATGCTCGAGGGACTTAAAAACCAATTGGCTTATCCACCACTAGACTTGGTCTCAAAGTTATTTATGGGTACTTTTAATTTTGAACAGATGAAGGATGGACTACCTAATATCTTTGTGGGCAGTTTTGTTTTGATTTTGGTTTGGTATTTCTTTACGCATCGTGAAATCAGGTGGCAAACAAGATTAGCTGCTGGTTTCGTAACGCTTGTGTTGATTATATCAATGGTGTATGACCCGGTTAATATTGCCTGGCATGGGTTTTCATTCCCAGTGTGGTATCCATATCGCTTTTCGTATGTCTTTAGTTTTTGGATGATATGGTTAGCCGCATCAGTTTGGTCACCTGAGGTGAGACTGAGTCGGCGTCAATTAATTGGGTTCATCTTCGTGTTGGTGCTCGGTATCGGGTGGTCGATTTATCGACTCTCAGCTTTAAATGATTTAACATGGATGCAAATTGGAATTGGTGTTGGCTTCTTGACAATCATTCTTGTGTTACAGCAATTACAATTTCGTGGGTGGTGGTGGCATTGGTGTTTGGGGATCAGTATTATCTTAGAGATGTTAATGAGTACCGTCTGGACTTTAGATAACTTTAGTTATCTTAATGCTGATGAATATCGAACGATTGTTCAGTCCATTGAGACGGCGAGTGCAAAACTACCTCAAAAAGCCGATGACTTTTATCGTGTTACTAAATCATTTCAGCGCACAAAAGGTGATCCGTTACAGGGCGACTTTAATGGCGCCACCACTTTTAGCTCAGCACTTGAGCATCAACAAAGTGATTTCATGGCCGCAATTGGTCAACCAGAGGGTGACAATTACATTGCCTACGATGGTGGTACTTTGCTTAGTGATAGTTTATTAGGTATGCGATATGTACTACAGCCAAATCGAGCGATACCGACTGAATTAGGTAATCCATCGACATTTGCAACTTATCCGCGTTTTGACATGTTGACTTATCCACAAATTGCCAAGACCAATAAAGTGTTGATTCAAAAAAATGAACAAGCGCTACCGATCGCTTTTGCGGCCAATACAGATGCCATTGGCTATACGAGTCGGAGCAACGACCCGCTGGGGAATCAAAACAAGTTATGGCAAAGTTTGACTGGGCAATCTGAAAATAATGTGATAACCAGCGATAATTTTTTACAGACTTCGGGGCAAAATTTGAATGTACCGACTGTAATCACGGGTGCATTTTTAAATAAGCAAGATGCAAATCAACCGGCAGAGCTTGTATTAACCTATGCTAAACGTGAAGGTGGGCCTAGTTACCTGACATTAGGTGCATCAATTGCTGCGGAAGATGTGATAATCAGTGTCGATGGTGAAACCTTGCAATCTGTCCCATCTCATCGGCATACTATTGTGGTTCCATTACCAGATACCGGTGATGTGGGGAGTCAACATACGATTAAGTTAGTCTTGCAAAAAAAGAGTTTGTGGTTACAAGACGTCTCGTTATATACCTTGAATGCTAAATTGCTGCAGGAACAAGCAAGTACGTTTCAAGCGCAAGGGTTGAAAATGACTCACTTTTCATCTACAAAGATTAGTGGACAAATTGATATGCCACGTGGTGAGAATTTATTGATGTCAACGATTCCAGCGAGTCGCGGCTGGACCTTGTATGTCGATGGCAAAGAAGTGAATCAAATTAAAATTGCTAATTTCTTTGTTGGCGCTGTGATTTCACCGGGTAAACATCGGATAGAATATCGCTATAAGGTGCCGTTATTGCATATTGGTGGGGTTGTTTCAATTGGCTTTGTATTATTTTTAATGGGCTTGAGTTGGTCTGAAAGTACAAAACGGCGCCATTCGTTACACGGTAAGCCTTTACATTGA
- the greA gene encoding transcription elongation factor GreA — MADEKKFPMTEEGKKKLENELNELITVRRGEITAAIQEARSHGDLSENSEYQSAKDEQAFVEGRIKSLQNMLDNVEIIDSAAIAADEVSVGKRVTFKEAGEPEEAYTIVGAVEANPDEGKISNESPIGKALIGNKVGDKVQVVMDNGFSFEVEILAVALA; from the coding sequence ATGGCAGATGAAAAGAAATTCCCGATGACAGAAGAAGGTAAGAAAAAGTTAGAAAATGAATTGAATGAGTTGATCACAGTTCGACGTGGTGAGATTACAGCTGCTATTCAAGAAGCGCGTTCTCATGGTGATTTATCTGAAAATTCTGAATACCAATCAGCTAAAGACGAACAAGCCTTTGTGGAAGGTCGCATTAAATCACTACAAAATATGTTGGATAACGTTGAAATTATTGATTCAGCGGCTATTGCAGCGGATGAAGTATCTGTTGGTAAGCGTGTGACCTTTAAAGAAGCAGGTGAACCAGAGGAAGCATATACAATCGTTGGTGCAGTTGAAGCTAATCCTGATGAAGGTAAAATTTCAAATGAATCACCAATTGGTAAGGCATTAATTGGTAATAAGGTTGGCGATAAAGTGCAAGTTGTAATGGATAATGGTTTCTCTTTTGAAGTTGAAATTCTTGCAGTTGCATTAGCATAA
- a CDS encoding penicillin-binding transpeptidase domain-containing protein, whose amino-acid sequence MQRPNRRGTARKAPNSLTRIPIRLNILLGLVIVMLIALGAQLMNLQIRNHEKFVAEISSGTQSVEKEKVQRGMIYDTTGKVLVANKGSQAVMYTKPKNISEQKMYQVANEVAKNIQIDTAQLSKSAAASYYLQNAKRSALVAKHIKNIAVEGTDERVRQLTQYLMKHDDQIVLSDAQKNAAMIYQKMNNAYALSTVYLKETDVSAAEVAKIGERQSAMPGVKVGLYYTRDYPNGTGMQSVIGSVSTSKAGLPDSKVNTLLTQGYARDDSVGTSYLEQFYESSLRGTKKEISVSTDGKTGETTTAVKNAGQAGDSLHLTINAKFQEDVQKILNEKMPGGLTQGAYAVVINPKTGGLYAMGGVYRDNQTGKKTDDALGNINRAQVVGSAVKPAMITTAFMNNVITPQNSNITDVPIQIAATPKKASWFNQNGAVPLTAQTALQNSSNSYVMQLMLKMGGQVIIPTCP is encoded by the coding sequence ATGCAACGACCGAATCGAAGGGGAACCGCACGTAAGGCCCCAAACTCACTCACTCGAATTCCAATTCGATTGAATATATTGTTAGGACTTGTGATTGTTATGTTGATTGCACTTGGTGCGCAGTTGATGAATTTACAAATCAGAAATCACGAGAAGTTCGTCGCTGAAATTTCATCAGGTACCCAAAGTGTCGAAAAGGAAAAAGTGCAACGAGGCATGATTTACGATACAACGGGCAAAGTGTTAGTCGCAAATAAAGGGTCACAGGCGGTCATGTACACTAAACCTAAGAATATTAGTGAACAAAAAATGTACCAAGTGGCAAATGAAGTCGCCAAAAATATTCAAATTGATACGGCACAATTGTCAAAATCCGCGGCAGCATCTTATTATTTGCAAAATGCAAAACGAAGCGCCTTAGTAGCTAAGCATATTAAAAATATTGCAGTTGAAGGAACAGATGAACGGGTTCGACAATTGACGCAATATTTGATGAAACATGATGATCAAATCGTATTATCTGATGCACAAAAAAATGCAGCGATGATTTATCAAAAAATGAATAATGCGTATGCACTGTCAACCGTCTACCTGAAGGAAACTGATGTTTCTGCTGCTGAGGTGGCTAAAATTGGTGAGCGCCAATCAGCGATGCCAGGCGTCAAAGTGGGATTGTATTATACGCGTGACTATCCAAATGGTACCGGGATGCAGTCAGTGATTGGTTCGGTCTCGACATCGAAAGCTGGTTTGCCAGACTCAAAGGTTAACACGCTTTTGACACAAGGATATGCCCGTGATGATAGTGTGGGAACATCTTATTTGGAACAGTTCTATGAATCATCATTGCGTGGAACGAAAAAAGAAATTTCAGTTTCTACTGATGGTAAAACGGGTGAAACAACAACAGCAGTTAAAAATGCGGGACAAGCTGGCGATAGTTTGCATTTAACAATTAATGCGAAGTTCCAAGAAGATGTGCAAAAGATCTTGAACGAAAAAATGCCAGGTGGTTTAACGCAAGGTGCTTATGCGGTTGTTATTAATCCTAAAACAGGTGGCCTGTATGCAATGGGTGGTGTTTATCGTGATAACCAGACTGGCAAGAAAACAGATGATGCATTAGGTAATATTAACCGTGCCCAGGTCGTTGGGTCGGCGGTTAAGCCAGCCATGATTACAACAGCATTTATGAATAATGTGATTACGCCACAGAATAGCAATATTACTGATGTGCCAATCCAAATTGCGGCGACACCTAAAAAGGCGTCATGGTTTAATCAAAATGGGGCAGTGCCACTGACTGCGCAAACTGCATTACAGAATTCATCAAATTCGTATGTGATGCAGCTCATGCTGAAAATGGGGGGACAAGTTATTATCCCAACATGTCCTTAA
- a CDS encoding penicillin-binding transpeptidase domain-containing protein: MSLTSLNNDVWQKMRNGFARFGLGVKTGIDLPGETAGLRGKTDDEHKGNALDESFGQYDTYTPMQMAQYVATIANGGYRVRPHVVESITQRKENSDMDQLQTTIGTQVLGTVGWTDSERQAIWEGMHLVVHGSGPYVTGASMKTVKPDISAKTGTAETTTNGQQTYSSTAISYVPNRDVAVAVVIPGISNQSEDAVSIPITNAIWQAYWNDVENSGN, encoded by the coding sequence ATGTCCTTAACGTCGTTGAATAATGACGTTTGGCAGAAGATGCGTAATGGGTTTGCCCGCTTTGGATTAGGTGTTAAAACTGGCATTGATTTACCTGGAGAAACGGCTGGTCTACGGGGTAAGACTGATGATGAACATAAGGGAAATGCTTTGGATGAGTCATTTGGTCAGTATGATACGTATACACCTATGCAGATGGCTCAGTATGTAGCGACCATTGCAAATGGTGGTTATCGCGTACGTCCGCATGTTGTCGAATCGATTACCCAGCGAAAAGAAAACTCGGATATGGATCAGTTACAAACAACAATTGGGACGCAGGTTCTGGGAACTGTTGGCTGGACTGATAGTGAACGGCAAGCGATTTGGGAAGGTATGCATTTAGTCGTCCACGGTTCGGGCCCTTATGTAACGGGGGCTAGCATGAAAACGGTTAAACCAGATATCTCTGCTAAAACCGGAACGGCTGAAACCACCACCAATGGGCAACAAACATATAGTTCAACGGCAATTTCATATGTGCCAAACCGTGATGTTGCTGTGGCTGTTGTCATTCCTGGTATTTCAAATCAGTCAGAAGATGCAGTGTCAATTCCGATTACAAATGCTATTTGGCAAGCCTATTGGAATGACGTTGAAAACTCGGGTAATTAA
- a CDS encoding 5-formyltetrahydrofolate cyclo-ligase produces the protein MNKTEIRLVFQNHLSALSDLERGTLMQKMGTLVVAHHRFKAADTVALSLSQGFELPTLALVQIAQQLNKRVVVPKVEAKRRMNFHEITTSTQYTKSSFGILEPTDAPIVAAADIDLFIVPGLGFSADGQRVGFGGGYYDRYLAQAAGYKLGVTIQSNYLSQPMWPVELTDIKMDEILILD, from the coding sequence ATGAACAAAACAGAGATACGTTTGGTTTTTCAAAATCATTTAAGCGCGCTGTCTGATTTGGAACGCGGGACGCTGATGCAAAAGATGGGCACATTAGTTGTAGCCCATCACCGATTTAAAGCAGCTGATACAGTTGCATTATCGCTGTCACAAGGTTTTGAATTACCAACCTTAGCACTTGTACAAATTGCCCAACAACTCAATAAACGCGTTGTGGTGCCAAAGGTTGAAGCAAAAAGGCGGATGAATTTTCATGAAATCACTACATCTACGCAGTATACTAAAAGTAGTTTTGGGATTTTAGAGCCAACTGATGCACCAATTGTAGCAGCTGCTGACATTGATTTATTCATTGTCCCAGGCTTGGGATTCAGCGCTGATGGTCAGCGCGTCGGATTTGGCGGTGGTTATTATGATCGCTATTTAGCGCAAGCTGCGGGTTACAAACTTGGGGTAACCATTCAATCAAACTATTTATCCCAACCGATGTGGCCAGTTGAACTCACGGATATAAAAATGGATGAGATTCTCATCTTGGATTAA